From the genome of Candidatus Methylacidiphilales bacterium, one region includes:
- a CDS encoding endonuclease/exonuclease/phosphatase family protein produces MRTVLGLVGCIQRSLKIVLAIVFLWFGTEGISFGEIKVVVSNIEWFPGTTPNPKPKQELKHMQVARQELRRMNPDIFIGVEIRDLKSFRELVSAVPGLKPAVISRFKENGEVTRQQIAIASRYPVNSAWYEEWQTTKLPMLRRGFTFAAIEDPREWGKLLFVYGVHFKSNRVLDGYTDQDNWEARNEAARQLIQHFERMLNIYGREQVSGAVIGGDFNTNHDGQFGDRAIAILEEAGFYNTFSEVPKHDRITWKGRGAFSGTTFDYIMTYGLGKLRARAIPTSIDYSDHNAVELLIP; encoded by the coding sequence ATGCGAACCGTATTGGGGTTAGTAGGATGTATCCAGCGCTCTTTGAAGATCGTCCTCGCGATCGTGTTTTTATGGTTTGGGACGGAAGGAATAAGCTTTGGGGAGATCAAAGTCGTAGTTTCAAATATAGAGTGGTTCCCTGGCACGACACCTAATCCCAAGCCTAAGCAGGAGCTTAAGCATATGCAGGTTGCGAGGCAAGAGTTAAGGAGGATGAATCCTGACATTTTTATCGGCGTGGAGATTCGTGATTTGAAATCGTTTAGAGAACTCGTCTCAGCGGTTCCTGGGCTGAAGCCAGCGGTTATATCTAGATTTAAGGAAAATGGGGAGGTGACACGACAGCAGATTGCAATTGCTTCACGTTATCCTGTGAATTCAGCATGGTATGAGGAGTGGCAAACGACGAAGTTGCCGATGTTGAGGCGAGGATTTACTTTTGCTGCAATTGAAGATCCTAGAGAGTGGGGAAAGTTGCTTTTTGTTTATGGAGTTCATTTTAAGAGTAATCGGGTTTTAGATGGATATACTGATCAAGACAACTGGGAAGCCAGGAATGAAGCAGCACGGCAACTTATTCAGCATTTCGAGAGGATGCTGAACATTTACGGTCGGGAACAGGTCTCTGGGGCTGTGATCGGGGGGGACTTTAACACCAACCATGACGGACAATTTGGTGACCGAGCGATCGCAATCCTCGAAGAAGCGGGTTTTTACAATACCTTCTCTGAAGTTCCAAAACATGATAGAATCACCTGGAAGGGGCGTGGAGCTTTTTCAGGAACTACATTTGATTATATTATGACATATGGACTAGGGAAACTTCGAGCGCGAGCCATTCCGACCTCAATTGATTATAGCGACCACAACGCCGTGGAACTTTTGATTCCATAA
- a CDS encoding GTP-binding protein — protein MNIIKKVCLLGTPGVGKTSTVARYVKGIYSEAYHSTIGVKIDKKNIQFNGLDVTLVLWDLAGEDSFEKYRQAYLRGASGLIFIADGTRPETLQHALAMQQSALQNIETAIPHILIINKKDLVDQWKIPQTLIDTLAQQHPLFLTSAKTGETIEEAFNLLTQYMLSNNPAPYTPTSFQSTPAASTQSPLAQEPIDQITSSAGLNPNGETATPPYPHSPFLPVSPQPSSPYPPQ, from the coding sequence ATGAATATCATAAAAAAAGTATGCCTATTAGGCACTCCAGGTGTCGGTAAGACCAGCACCGTAGCGCGTTACGTTAAAGGAATTTACTCCGAGGCTTATCATTCAACAATAGGCGTAAAAATTGACAAAAAAAACATCCAGTTCAACGGCCTAGATGTCACCTTAGTCCTCTGGGACCTAGCAGGTGAGGATTCATTTGAAAAATATCGCCAAGCCTACCTCCGCGGAGCTTCAGGTTTGATTTTCATAGCTGACGGCACTCGGCCTGAGACACTTCAGCACGCCCTCGCCATGCAACAATCCGCTTTACAAAACATCGAAACTGCTATCCCTCACATCCTCATCATCAACAAGAAAGACCTCGTAGACCAGTGGAAAATTCCACAAACCCTCATTGACACGCTCGCGCAACAACACCCCCTCTTCCTTACTAGCGCAAAAACTGGCGAAACCATAGAAGAAGCCTTCAATTTATTGACTCAATACATGCTATCCAATAACCCAGCCCCATATACCCCCACCTCCTTTCAATCTACACCAGCAGCTTCAACACAGTCTCCTCTAGCCCAGGAACCTATCGACCAGATCACCTCATCTGCCGGATTAAACCCAAACGGTGAAACAGCCACACCCCCCTATCCACACTCACCATTTCTCCCCGTCT